Proteins found in one Salminus brasiliensis chromosome 13, fSalBra1.hap2, whole genome shotgun sequence genomic segment:
- the wash1 gene encoding WASH complex subunit 1 gives MSGAVKGAPTEVLQPSDGRASLLESIRNAGGIGKAKLRNVKERKMEKKKQKEQEQVGATASGGDFMSDLFNKLAMRRKGISGKVPGGGDPTEAPPSSGSAFARMSDVIPPLPAPHQPTAEDDDDWEA, from the exons ATGTCAGGTGCAGTGAAAGGTGCTCCTACAGAAGTGTTGCAGCCGTCGGATGGGCGGGCGAGCTTGCTTGAGTCCATTCGTAACGCTGGTGGCATCGGCAAAGCCAAACTGCGGAACGTTAAAGAACGCAAGAtggagaagaagaagcagaaggagcAAGAGCAAG tTGGAGCAACAGCCAGCGGTGGAGATTTTATGTCTGATCTCTTCAATAAACTGGCCATGCGCCGGAAAG GCATTTCAGGTAAAGTCCCAGGGGGCGGAGACCCCACAGAAGCACCACCTAGTTCCGGTAGTGCATTTGCTAGGATGTCTGACGTGATCCCGCCCCTGCCTGCACCACACCAGCCGACCGCAGAAGACGATGACGACTGGGAGGCGTAG
- the ddx11 gene encoding ATP-dependent DNA helicase DDX11, which translates to MEALYAALEQRKVGIFESPTGTGKSLSLICGALTWLRDNEEKKKEEAARLLQDGEGEGGGGGGVQKSGQEDEDDKGSKGAAAEPDWVSEFVQKRAEREMVNKLKDEEMKRKRREERLEMIRHNAQLKYAMKRRTSEDKETEKLLQLSKQELSSEEKSHEEEEEGLIVADYESDDEATPKPRICDDDDDDDDLEEEHITKIYYCSRTHSQLAQFVHEVQKSPYGCTVSLVNLGSRQNLCVNPDVARLGSVQLINDRCMELQKNKHDKLSKPDSEPKRRRGVAKATCPFTGYEKMMAMRDEVLVKVRDIEQLLQHGRDTHTCPYYSTRLAIPAAQVVVLPYQSLLHAATRKASGIKLKDQIVIIDEAHNLTDTITALHSAEVNGAQLCRAHSQLSQYCERYRSRLKAKNLMYIKQILFVLEGLVRTLGGKVALNPVTQSTQSGTELLTINDFLFRAQIDNINLFKVQKYFEKSMISRKLCGFVEKYEGSGVSTHSSAVNKENRHTEGLGRFLQSLQTKPAAPPEQQAAVDDRPSMASPMMLVESFLFALTSSNKDGRVVMDKQACLAQGSLKFLMLNAAVHFAKVVQECRAVIIAGGTMQPVADFKEQLLLSAGVSEERIAEFSCGHVIPPENILPIVLCAGPSGQGLEFTFQTRDTPQMMEETGRVLSNLCNVVPGGVVCFFPSYEYERRILAHWESTGVLQRLAAKKKVFQEPKKASQVEQVLTEYSKCIQRCSSTGGGQSGALLFSVVGGKMSEGINFSDDLGRCIVMVGMPYPNIKSPELQEKMAYLDKNMPHMDGRSPGKALIENLCMKAVNQSIGRAIRHRGDYACIVLCDRRYSRSGTLQKLPEWIRASTRTHSSFGPAFASIRRFFLEKRQTQQL; encoded by the exons ATGGAGGCGCTGTATGCCGCACTGGAGCAGCGCAAAGTGGGCATTTTCGAGAGCCCCACCGGCACG GGCAAGTCTCTCAGTCTGATCTGTGGAGCTCTGACTTGGCTGAGAGACAAtgaggagaagaaaaaggaggAGGCTGCCAGACTTCTGCAGGATGGAGAaggtgaaggaggaggaggaggaggagtccaGAAGAGTGGCCAGGAGGACGAGGACGACAAAGGGAGCAAGGGAGCTGCGGCAGAGCCGGACTGGGTGTCTGAGTTTGTGCAgaaaagagcagagagagagatggtgaatAAATTAAAG GATGAAGAGATGAAGcggaagaggagagaagaaaggcTGGAGATGATCAGACACAATGCTCAGCTGAAATATGCTATGAAAAGAAGG ACCAGTGAGGATAAGGAGACGGAGAAGTTGCTGCAGCTCAGTAAGCAGGAGCTTAGCTCGGAGGAAAAATCacatgaggaggaagaggaggggctTATTGTTGCAGATTATGAAAGCGATGATGAAGCCACACCCAAACCCAG GATCtgtgatgatgacgatgatgatgatgatctagAGGAAGAGCATATCACTAAg ATCTACTACTGCAGCCGCACACACTCCCAGCTGGCCCAGTTTGTGCATGAGGTGCAGAAGAGCCCATATGGGTGCACAGTCAGCTTGGTCAATCTGGGCTCTCGACAG AATCTGTGTGTTAATCCAGATGTGGCACGGCTGGGCAGTGTTCAGCTGATCAATGACCGCTGTATGgagctgcaaaaaaacaaacatg ACAAGCTGAGCAAGCCAGACTCGGAGCCAAAGCGCCGTCGCGGCGTCGCCAAGGCAACCTGCCCCTTTACAGGCTACGAGAAGATGATGGCAATGCGAGATGAGGTGCTGGTGAAAGTGCGAGATATCGAGCAGCTCCTGCAGCACGGCcgagacacacacacctgcccatATTACAGCACACGGCTGGCTATTCCCGCAGCCCAG GTGGTGGTGCTGCCATATCAGTCGCTGCTGCATGCAGCCACTCGCAAAGCATCAGGAATCAAACTGAAGGACCAGATTGTCATTATTGATGAGGCTCACAACCTAACGGATACAATCACAGCCCTACACAGTGCTGAGGTCAATGGAGCACAG CTCTGCAGGGCTCACTCGCAGCTCTCCCAGTACTGTGAGCGTTACAG GAGCCGCCTGAAGGCCAAGAATCTGATGTACATCAAACAGATCCTGTTTGTGCTCGAGGGGCTTGTGCGGACTCTTGGAG GGAAAGTGGCCCTGAATCCTGTTACTCAGAGCACTCAGTCAG GAACTGAACTGCTGACCATCAATGACTTCCTATTCAGAGCCCAGATTGACAATATAAACCTATTCAAG GTTCAGAAATACTTTGAGAAGAGCATGATCAGCAGGAAG ctgtgtggtTTTGTAGAGAAGTATGAAGGGAGTGGTGTAAGCACACACTCAAGCGCTGTGAACAAGGAGAATCGCCATACTGAAGGCCTTGGACGCTTCCTCCAGAGCCTCCAGACCAAACCCGCAG CTCCTCCAGAACAGCAGGCAGCAGTAGACGACAGACCTTCTATGGCATCCCCCATGATGCTGGTTGAAAGCTTCCTTTTTGCTCTCACTAGCTCCAACAAAGATGGGAGAGTGGTGATGGACAAACAAG cttgtctGGCTCAGGGCAGTCTGAAGTTCCTCATGCTGAATGCTGCAGTTCACTTTGCGAAGGTTGTCCAAGAATGCAGGGCTGTCATTATCGCCGGGGGAACGATGCAACCT GTGGCCGATTTTAAGGAGCAACTTCTGCTGTCAGCAGGGGTCTCAGAGGAACGCATTGCAGAGTTCTCGTGTG GTCATGTCATACCTCCAGAGAATATTCTACCCATCGTCCTCTGCGCTGGGCCCTCAGGACAAGGACTTGAATTCACGTTCCAGACCAGAGACACACCACAGATG ATGGAAGAGACGGGACGTGTTCTGTCCAACCTGTGTAACGTGGTACCAGGGGGCGTGGTCTGTTTCTTCCCCTCCTATGAATATGAGAGGAGAATTCTGGCTCACTGGGAGAGCACTGGTGTTCTCCAACGTCTCGCAGCCAAAAAGAAG gttttccaGGAGccaaagaaagccagtcaggtGGAGCAGGTGCTGACTGAGTACTCAAAGTGTATCCAG CGCTGTAGCAGTACTGGAGGAGGGCAGTCGGGGGCGCTGTTGTTTTCTGTGGTGGGAGGAAAGATGAGTGAAGGGATTAACTTTTCTGATGACTTGGGCAG gtgtatTGTGATGGTTGGAATGCCTTACCCCAACATTAAGTCCCCAGAGCTTCAGGAGAAGATGGCGTACTTGGATAAGAACATG ccTCACATGGATGGCAGAAGTCCTGGAAAAGCCTTAATTGAAAATCTATGCATGAAGGCTGTAAATCAGTCGATAG GCCGGGCGATCCGTCACCGGGGTGATTACGCCTGCATTGTGCTTTGTGATCGGCGCTACTCGCGCTCTGGTACGCTGCAGAAGCTTCCGGAGTGGATCAGAGCCAGCACTCGCACTCACAGCAGCTTCGGCCCAGCCTTCGCCAGCATCAGGAGG tttttcctgGAGAAGCGGCAAACGCAGCAGCTTTGA